One genomic window of Sodaliphilus pleomorphus includes the following:
- a CDS encoding PCMD domain-containing protein has translation MKGKSLALTLGVCSLLLLSSCIKDEPLNAECDIEQVVIHCPDASTVFYSLADTSQTVLYTDSTIVFNVRRNADLKQVTPEFKVTPGATVESLGGTPDFETDSLARYRVTSQDGNWHRYYTLRFNRVARTVSDTVCFDFENYELEAKSRKYYVWHNVLGLDWACGNGGFKLSMPSARPEAYPTVPVPDGYDGAAVKLTTLSTGAFGAMAGKRIAAGNLFLGTFDVENALKDALSATRFGVPFDKKPVKVTGYYKYTPGPTFQDKSGGAIAGRVDSASVYAVFYLNHDASGKAVMLNGANVTSSSSIVGFARLNPVTPTSEWTYFEMVFKFNKDIDYQLLDNMGYNLTIVFSSSVLGDQFMGAIGSELQVDKVRLICTKEE, from the coding sequence ATGAAGGGAAAGTCCCTTGCTTTAACATTGGGTGTGTGCAGCCTGTTGCTGCTGTCTTCGTGCATAAAAGACGAGCCGCTCAACGCCGAGTGCGACATTGAGCAGGTGGTGATACACTGTCCCGATGCCTCGACGGTGTTCTACAGCCTGGCCGACACAAGCCAGACGGTGCTCTACACCGACAGCACCATCGTCTTCAATGTGCGCCGCAACGCCGACTTGAAACAGGTTACGCCCGAGTTCAAGGTCACGCCAGGCGCCACTGTCGAGTCCTTGGGCGGGACGCCCGACTTTGAGACCGACAGCCTGGCCCGCTACCGCGTCACCTCGCAAGACGGCAACTGGCACCGCTACTACACGCTGCGCTTCAACCGCGTGGCGCGCACTGTGAGCGACACGGTGTGCTTCGACTTTGAGAACTATGAGCTCGAGGCCAAGTCGCGCAAGTACTATGTGTGGCACAACGTGCTGGGTCTGGACTGGGCTTGCGGCAACGGCGGCTTCAAGTTGAGCATGCCCAGTGCCCGCCCCGAGGCCTATCCCACGGTGCCCGTGCCCGATGGCTACGACGGTGCCGCGGTCAAGCTCACCACGCTCAGCACCGGGGCTTTCGGTGCCATGGCTGGCAAGCGCATTGCCGCCGGCAACCTGTTTTTGGGCACTTTCGACGTGGAGAATGCCCTCAAAGATGCCTTGTCGGCCACCCGCTTCGGCGTGCCGTTCGACAAGAAGCCCGTCAAGGTCACAGGCTACTACAAGTACACTCCCGGGCCCACTTTTCAAGACAAGTCGGGGGGCGCGATTGCTGGCCGTGTCGACAGTGCATCGGTCTATGCGGTGTTCTATCTCAACCACGATGCCAGCGGCAAGGCCGTGATGCTCAATGGTGCCAATGTGACCTCGAGCAGCAGCATTGTGGGCTTTGCCCGCCTCAACCCGGTGACGCCCACCAGCGAGTGGACCTATTTTGAGATGGTTTTCAAGTTTAACAAAGATATCGACTACCAGCTGCTCGACAACATGGGCTACAACCTCACCATTGTGTTCTCGTCGAGTGTGCTTGGCGACCAGTTTATGGGCGCAATAGGCAGCGAGCTGCAGGTCGACAAGGTGAGATTAATCTGTACTAAAGAGGAATGA
- a CDS encoding porin family protein: MMTMKSVVLAILLLLVASTSARGEDFLHRGILKGTEYYGFAGYEVGGSAPTSMPASIRGVNKLSLTPNLIAGFQMEKPLTGRIGLQLGLQFENKGMTVDSRVKNYHVAVERGGETLEGQFTGNVNVHATEWMFTVPLMATYKVGKVHLKAGPYVSYLTSCDFHGWAYNGYLREGDPTGAKVQLGETEAERGNFDFSDHMRRWHAGLGLGADWHISYHLGAFFNLAYTFNGIFKSDFTTVEETLHPIYGQLGITYRLR, from the coding sequence ATGATGACAATGAAATCGGTTGTTTTAGCTATCCTGTTGTTGCTCGTCGCCTCGACGAGTGCACGGGGCGAGGATTTCTTGCACCGCGGCATCTTGAAGGGCACCGAGTATTACGGCTTTGCAGGCTACGAGGTGGGTGGCAGTGCCCCCACGAGCATGCCGGCCTCCATTCGCGGTGTCAACAAGTTGAGCCTCACGCCCAACTTGATTGCCGGCTTCCAGATGGAGAAACCATTGACCGGCCGCATAGGCCTGCAACTGGGCTTGCAATTTGAAAACAAGGGCATGACGGTCGACTCCCGGGTCAAGAATTACCACGTGGCAGTGGAGCGCGGCGGTGAGACCCTCGAGGGCCAGTTTACTGGCAATGTCAACGTGCACGCCACCGAGTGGATGTTTACCGTGCCCCTGATGGCTACCTACAAGGTGGGCAAGGTGCATCTCAAGGCAGGCCCCTATGTGAGCTACTTGACCAGCTGCGACTTCCACGGCTGGGCCTACAACGGCTACCTGCGCGAGGGCGACCCCACCGGGGCCAAGGTGCAGCTGGGCGAGACCGAGGCCGAGCGTGGCAACTTTGACTTCTCCGACCACATGCGGCGCTGGCACGCTGGCCTGGGCCTGGGGGCCGACTGGCACATTTCCTATCACCTGGGTGCCTTCTTCAATTTGGCCTACACGTTCAACGGCATCTTCAAGAGCGACTTTACCACCGTCGAGGAGACGCTTCACCCCATCTACGGCCAGCTGGGCATTACCTACCGGTTGAGATAA
- a CDS encoding calycin-like domain-containing protein, producing the protein MKKKLLSLFAVAVCSLSALATDYTGTLTVTVNGSASSQSATITVDENADNTYNLVLKNFVLKSGDQTVPVGNIQIDSLAAVTTSGVTMLYVDRSIKISAGDDSSVSSWLGPMLGAVPIKMSARFNASNLMVTSIDIDMKQLLGQSIAVLFENVGTHFQMPNGDFETWTSATAEPRYWHSFASGSGSWAGLAPGKIASSTDVPSGIGSTTSVVVTSGKFWGVVGNGTFTNGRINAGSTTAANTANHSETYGPNSTTATDKNGDLFVTPMHAAPDSLTLWLKFSQAEAQTTYKYATVNCVLTDGTSYQDPEDKTYTNKAAVASDSKITVTGWKHMSLPFDYDSYASNNAQVKAVLLTISTNATPGKGSSGDQVWVDNVKFVYNAALSSLKFKDTQLVSSAADTATRFTIADYEGDAPQASDFAVTAVGKSAVVGKLVQATDSGYVATVTVVSGDLMTAKTYVVNFVKKAPAKGDLNQDGTVDVADVTLLVNKLLGIAVLDDSQCDLNHDGIVDVADVTTLVNIITAAK; encoded by the coding sequence ATGAAAAAAAAGTTACTATCGCTTTTCGCTGTTGCCGTGTGCAGCCTCTCGGCTTTGGCCACCGACTACACTGGCACGCTCACCGTCACGGTCAACGGCTCGGCCTCGTCGCAGTCGGCTACAATCACTGTCGACGAGAATGCCGACAACACCTACAATCTTGTTCTCAAGAATTTCGTCCTCAAGAGCGGCGACCAGACTGTTCCTGTGGGAAATATCCAGATCGACAGCCTGGCAGCCGTCACAACCAGTGGCGTGACCATGCTCTACGTCGACAGGTCGATAAAGATCTCTGCCGGCGACGACAGCTCGGTGTCGTCGTGGCTGGGTCCCATGCTGGGCGCAGTGCCCATCAAGATGAGTGCCCGCTTCAACGCTTCCAATTTGATGGTGACCTCTATCGATATCGATATGAAGCAACTGCTGGGCCAGAGCATCGCTGTGCTTTTTGAGAACGTGGGCACACACTTCCAGATGCCCAACGGCGACTTTGAGACCTGGACCAGCGCCACCGCCGAGCCCCGCTACTGGCACAGCTTTGCGAGCGGTTCGGGCTCTTGGGCAGGTTTAGCCCCGGGTAAGATCGCCAGCAGCACCGATGTGCCCTCGGGCATTGGGTCGACCACGAGTGTCGTGGTCACGTCGGGTAAATTTTGGGGCGTCGTGGGCAACGGCACTTTCACCAATGGCCGCATCAATGCCGGCTCAACAACGGCGGCCAACACGGCCAACCATTCAGAGACCTACGGCCCCAATTCCACGACGGCTACCGACAAGAACGGCGACCTCTTTGTCACGCCCATGCATGCCGCCCCCGACTCGCTCACCCTCTGGCTCAAGTTCAGCCAGGCCGAGGCTCAGACTACCTACAAGTATGCCACAGTCAATTGCGTGCTCACCGACGGCACCTCCTATCAAGACCCTGAAGACAAGACCTATACCAACAAGGCTGCCGTGGCCAGCGACAGTAAAATCACTGTCACTGGCTGGAAGCACATGTCGCTGCCCTTCGACTACGATTCCTATGCCAGCAACAACGCCCAGGTCAAGGCTGTGCTGCTCACTATTTCTACCAATGCCACTCCCGGCAAGGGAAGCAGCGGCGACCAGGTGTGGGTCGACAATGTGAAGTTTGTGTACAATGCAGCCCTCTCCAGTCTCAAGTTTAAGGACACTCAGCTCGTGAGTTCGGCTGCCGACACAGCGACCCGGTTCACCATTGCCGACTACGAGGGCGACGCTCCGCAGGCTTCCGACTTTGCAGTCACCGCGGTGGGCAAGAGCGCCGTGGTGGGCAAGCTCGTGCAGGCTACCGACAGTGGCTATGTGGCCACCGTCACAGTGGTCTCGGGCGACTTGATGACCGCCAAGACCTATGTGGTGAACTTTGTGAAAAAGGCTCCTGCCAAGGGCGATCTCAACCAGGATGGCACTGTCGATGTGGCCGATGTTACCTTGCTGGTCAACAAGCTGCTGGGCATTGCCGTGCTCGACGACTCGCAGTGCGACCTCAACCACGACGGCATCGTCGATGTGGCCGACGTCACCACTCTCGTCAATATTATCACTGCTGCTAAATAA
- a CDS encoding calycin-like domain-containing protein, translating into MKKFLTLVAALCCAVAAMATDYDGLLTVVVNNDTTRQEAKISLTQSANGYKFSLNNFMLKAGDQVLGVGNIALDSLTAAPQYGYKTIAVKKSVNIAAGTDPSVETWVGPMLGPVPLNLTANFVDDALDFSISIYMAALEQNVNVHFFGTAPVAASGDLNGDGVTNVTDVTTLVQMILNAK; encoded by the coding sequence ATGAAGAAATTTCTAACTCTTGTCGCAGCCCTGTGCTGCGCTGTGGCCGCCATGGCCACCGACTACGACGGCCTGCTCACCGTCGTGGTCAACAACGACACTACCCGGCAAGAGGCCAAAATCAGCCTCACCCAGAGTGCCAACGGCTACAAGTTCAGCCTCAACAATTTTATGCTCAAGGCTGGCGACCAGGTGCTGGGAGTGGGCAACATCGCCCTCGACTCGCTCACGGCAGCCCCGCAGTATGGCTACAAGACCATTGCTGTGAAAAAGAGTGTGAACATCGCTGCAGGCACCGACCCGTCGGTCGAGACATGGGTGGGCCCCATGCTGGGCCCTGTGCCGCTCAACCTCACAGCCAACTTTGTCGACGATGCTCTCGACTTCAGCATCAGCATCTACATGGCCGCCCTTGAGCAGAACGTGAACGTGCACTTCTTCGGCACCGCTCCTGTTGCTGCCAGCGGCGACCTCAACGGCGACGGCGTGACCAATGTGACCGACGTCACTACACTGGTTCAGATGATCCTGAACGCCAAGTAG
- a CDS encoding Hsp20/alpha crystallin family protein, producing MLLARRNSDWLPDVFNDFFDTDFMPRVSATAPAINVIEKDNEYDVELAAPGMTKDDFKVSVDADNNLVVDLEKKTEKKEDNNDEKKEGKKNEGRYLRREFCYTQFHQSLILPDDVETDKISANVNNGVLKVVLPKKTAQEMKKNNKVIKIH from the coding sequence ATGTTACTGGCTCGTAGAAATTCAGATTGGTTACCCGATGTTTTCAATGACTTCTTTGATACCGACTTTATGCCGCGTGTGAGTGCTACAGCTCCTGCAATCAATGTGATTGAAAAAGACAACGAATATGATGTCGAGCTTGCAGCTCCTGGCATGACTAAAGACGATTTCAAAGTGAGCGTTGATGCCGACAATAATTTGGTTGTCGACCTTGAGAAGAAGACCGAAAAGAAAGAGGACAACAACGATGAGAAGAAAGAGGGCAAGAAGAACGAAGGCCGCTACCTGCGTCGCGAGTTCTGCTACACTCAGTTCCATCAGAGCTTGATCCTGCCCGACGATGTTGAGACCGACAAGATAAGTGCCAACGTCAACAACGGCGTCTTGAAGGTGGTTCTTCCCAAAAAGACGGCTCAAGAAATGAAAAAGAATAACAAAGTAATCAAGATTCACTAA